The following proteins are co-located in the Methanomicrobia archaeon genome:
- a CDS encoding phenylalanine--tRNA ligase subunit beta gives MPVIRLYYDDLTALTGVSVARIEEQLPLLCADVERMDAEYMDVEFFPNRPDLFSVEGVARTLRQFLELEPGLATYAVKPSGIELTVEPSVLAVRPLIVCGVVRNLQFDSRSIESLMLLQEQLHRGLGRNRKNVSIGVHDLSRVKPPFTYLAADPSFSFVPLDYDVEMTMAEILERHPKGIGYRYILADKDRYPLILDAEGNVLSFPPIINGELTRVTETTEELFLDVTGLTDHVLIALNIIATALAERGGELQSVVVRYPDERGTRETPSLEPVAREVSVQEANALIGLDLTAEGCKACCERMGLGATVKNTELLEVLIPAYRYDIIHPWDIIEDIAIGYGYNKLAPELPATLTIGAVHPIEAKNAAVRSLMIGLGYFEVVTFTLTSERKQFTLMRRDERAIEKVPVAAPISIEHTMLRCSILPNLLEILVINKHRDLPQRIFEVGPVVRNFTERFMLAAVATHATANFAEVRSVADAVLRELGLEDAEVMNSHDGAFFEYGRRADIVTHGARIGVFGELHPEVISNFGLDHPVVGLELDVTGIT, from the coding sequence ATGCCCGTTATACGATTGTACTACGATGATCTGACGGCTCTCACTGGCGTGAGCGTCGCGCGAATTGAGGAGCAGCTACCGCTGCTCTGCGCGGATGTTGAGCGAATGGACGCGGAGTACATGGACGTCGAGTTCTTCCCCAACCGCCCGGACCTCTTCAGTGTAGAGGGCGTTGCCCGCACGCTACGGCAATTCCTGGAGCTCGAGCCAGGCCTCGCGACCTATGCGGTGAAGCCGTCGGGCATCGAGCTGACCGTTGAGCCGTCGGTGCTCGCGGTGCGACCGCTTATTGTCTGCGGCGTGGTGAGGAATTTACAGTTCGATTCACGCAGCATCGAATCGTTAATGCTCCTGCAGGAGCAGTTACACCGCGGACTGGGCCGTAATCGTAAGAATGTCTCGATCGGTGTGCACGATCTGTCCAGGGTGAAGCCACCATTTACGTACCTCGCGGCGGATCCGAGCTTCTCGTTTGTCCCGCTCGATTACGACGTGGAGATGACCATGGCGGAGATCCTCGAGCGGCATCCGAAGGGGATCGGTTATCGGTATATACTCGCGGATAAGGACCGGTATCCGTTGATCCTCGATGCTGAGGGTAACGTGCTCTCCTTTCCCCCGATCATCAATGGCGAGCTGACCCGGGTGACTGAAACGACCGAGGAGCTCTTTCTCGATGTGACGGGCCTGACCGATCACGTATTGATCGCACTCAACATCATCGCAACGGCGCTGGCTGAGCGTGGCGGGGAGCTCCAATCGGTAGTTGTCCGTTACCCTGATGAGCGTGGGACGCGCGAAACGCCCAGTTTAGAGCCCGTTGCAAGGGAGGTCTCGGTACAGGAGGCCAACGCACTCATCGGGCTCGACCTGACCGCGGAGGGCTGTAAGGCGTGCTGCGAGCGCATGGGTCTCGGCGCTACGGTCAAGAACACGGAGCTCCTCGAGGTTCTGATCCCGGCCTATCGCTACGATATCATCCATCCCTGGGACATCATTGAAGATATCGCGATCGGGTACGGGTACAACAAACTCGCGCCTGAACTGCCCGCTACGCTCACTATCGGTGCGGTGCATCCAATAGAGGCGAAGAACGCGGCGGTGCGGAGCTTGATGATCGGCCTGGGCTACTTTGAGGTGGTCACCTTCACGCTGACCTCCGAGCGGAAGCAGTTTACCCTGATGCGGCGTGATGAGCGTGCAATCGAGAAAGTACCGGTCGCCGCTCCCATCAGTATCGAGCACACGATGCTCCGGTGCTCGATCCTCCCGAATTTGCTGGAGATTCTCGTGATCAACAAGCATCGCGACCTCCCGCAGCGGATCTTCGAGGTCGGCCCGGTCGTCCGGAACTTCACGGAGCGGTTCATGCTTGCTGCTGTGGCCACGCACGCCACCGCAAACTTCGCCGAGGTGCGATCGGTCGCGGACGCGGTGCTCCGGGAGCTGGGCCTGGAGGATGCTGAGGTCATGAACTCGCATGACGGCGCGTTCTTCGAATACGGCCGGAGAGCGGACATCGTCACGCATGGTGCGCGCATCGGCGTCTTTGGCGAGCTCCATCCCGAGGTGATCAGCAACTTCGGCCTCGACCATCCCGTCGTGGGGTTGGAGCTGGACGTCACCGGTATAACGTAA
- the rimI gene encoding ribosomal-protein-alanine N-acetyltransferase, translating into MIVTTSKGLTVKVRPFEEADINRVLEIEMSSFLEGDAQLYLELHEEWPQGFLVAELEGTVIGFIVLVFTPEGDGRVFALAVDARYRGRGVGRLLLKAAFNTLRKRKIGYVRLEVRLTNHVAQQLYRSTGFMEIGLVPYYYKDGEAAIMMRKVL; encoded by the coding sequence ATGATAGTAACGACGTCGAAAGGCCTCACGGTAAAAGTGCGACCGTTTGAGGAGGCGGACATCAACCGGGTGCTGGAGATAGAGATGTCGTCGTTCCTGGAGGGCGATGCACAGCTCTATCTGGAATTACACGAGGAATGGCCGCAGGGCTTTCTGGTTGCGGAGCTCGAGGGCACGGTCATCGGCTTTATCGTGCTCGTTTTCACGCCAGAGGGCGATGGGCGCGTCTTTGCCCTCGCCGTTGATGCGCGATATCGCGGCCGGGGCGTTGGTCGGCTGCTCTTGAAAGCAGCCTTTAACACGCTGCGTAAACGGAAGATCGGGTACGTGCGGCTCGAGGTGCGCTTGACCAACCACGTGGCCCAGCAGTTGTACCGTAGCACGGGCTTCATGGAGATCGGGCTCGTGCCGTACTATTATAAAGACGGCGAGGCCGCGATCATGATGCGAAAGGTCTTGTGA
- a CDS encoding O-phosphoserine--tRNA ligase — MKFDPQEIRAETSADFEGAWIRGVQYASERRLNEGYPRSLRLARWGKPHPVLETIQALREAYLQLGFEEMINPVIIEADDVKRQFGKEALAVLDRCYYLAGLPRPDIGISDERIQRMNVQFEKELSKAETAELRETLHRYKRGELGGDDLVYALAQSLCVEDMQVTKVLDTVFPELREIVPVASNATLRSHMTSGWFLTLAELVHKKPLPIRLFSVDRCFRREQREDEIRLRSYHSASCVLSNEDGQVSLDDGKEVATGLLSQFGFRKIKFRPDEKRSKYYMPDTQTEVFCHHPRLGWVELATFGIYSPTALAQYDIPYPIMNLGLGVERLAMIVHEADDVRALVFPQFHAPVVLSDLELAELIRLEKTPQTSEGAAIEQSIVRVCDDHGSTESPCEFLAYSGLLCGKQVEVKVIEPEENTRLCGPATQNELVVFEGSVQGLPRIEKWAKQFEEGVPTNIRYLDAFAALAAATIENAAQTGEMTKHETVTVNVKIVRSGADINIMIDDVAARYITSTNRKIDIRGPVFLTVIATLA; from the coding sequence ATGAAATTTGATCCCCAAGAGATCCGGGCTGAAACGAGCGCGGATTTTGAGGGTGCATGGATTCGCGGCGTCCAGTATGCAAGCGAGCGACGACTGAACGAAGGCTATCCGCGTTCGTTACGACTGGCGCGATGGGGCAAGCCCCATCCGGTGCTCGAGACCATCCAGGCACTGCGTGAGGCTTATTTACAGCTCGGGTTCGAGGAGATGATCAACCCGGTGATTATCGAGGCGGACGACGTGAAGCGCCAATTTGGCAAGGAGGCGCTGGCCGTTCTGGACCGTTGCTACTATCTCGCCGGGCTGCCGCGGCCGGACATCGGTATCTCTGATGAGCGCATACAGCGTATGAATGTACAATTTGAGAAGGAGCTCTCAAAAGCGGAGACCGCTGAGCTTCGCGAGACCTTGCACCGGTATAAGCGTGGTGAACTTGGTGGCGATGATCTCGTGTACGCGTTGGCGCAGAGCTTGTGCGTCGAGGACATGCAGGTGACGAAGGTGCTGGATACCGTCTTCCCCGAGTTGCGGGAGATAGTGCCGGTCGCCTCGAACGCGACATTACGGAGTCACATGACCTCCGGCTGGTTCTTGACGCTCGCCGAACTCGTGCATAAAAAGCCATTACCGATCAGACTCTTCTCCGTGGATCGCTGCTTCCGTCGCGAGCAGCGCGAGGATGAGATACGGCTGCGAAGCTACCATTCCGCCTCCTGCGTACTCAGCAACGAAGACGGCCAGGTGAGCCTCGATGATGGCAAAGAAGTGGCTACTGGACTGCTTTCTCAGTTCGGCTTTCGCAAGATCAAGTTCCGACCGGACGAGAAGCGATCAAAGTATTATATGCCCGATACCCAAACAGAGGTCTTCTGCCACCATCCGCGACTTGGCTGGGTCGAGCTGGCCACCTTCGGGATCTATTCACCTACCGCACTTGCTCAGTATGATATTCCCTATCCGATCATGAATCTCGGGCTGGGCGTCGAGCGCTTGGCGATGATCGTGCACGAGGCGGATGATGTAAGGGCACTGGTCTTCCCGCAATTTCACGCGCCCGTTGTGCTGAGTGATCTCGAGCTTGCGGAACTCATCAGGCTGGAGAAGACGCCGCAAACGTCTGAAGGCGCTGCCATCGAGCAGAGCATCGTCCGGGTCTGCGACGACCACGGTAGTACGGAATCGCCGTGCGAGTTCCTCGCGTACAGCGGGCTACTCTGCGGGAAGCAGGTTGAGGTGAAGGTGATCGAGCCCGAGGAGAACACCCGGCTCTGCGGACCCGCAACGCAGAACGAGCTCGTGGTATTTGAGGGTTCGGTACAAGGCCTCCCGCGGATCGAGAAATGGGCGAAACAGTTCGAAGAGGGCGTACCCACGAATATCCGGTACCTTGACGCATTCGCCGCTCTCGCCGCCGCTACGATCGAGAATGCGGCTCAAACGGGCGAGATGACGAAGCACGAAACGGTTACGGTAAACGTAAAGATCGTCCGGAGCGGCGCGGACATCAACATCATGATTGACGATGTGGCTGCGCGGTACATCACCTCGACGAACCGGAAGATAGACATACGCGGGCCCGTGTTTCTCACCGTCATCGCCACGCTGGCCTGA